Proteins from one Streptosporangium becharense genomic window:
- a CDS encoding gamma-aminobutyraldehyde dehydrogenase: protein MTTPVENPELTTLRNYVNGELVEAKSGRFSDIIDPCTGEAYIKAPISGQEDVDAAYAAAAAAFESWSRTTPGERANLLLKVADAIEARAEELNEAECRNTGKPRARMAEDETPVAADHFRFFAGAARTLEGPTSGEFLADHTSVIRHEPIGVVGQVTPWNYPMMMAVWKIAPALAAGNTVVLKPSDTTPVSTVKLAEIMGEVLPKGVFNVVVGDRETGALVVGHPTAQMVAITGSVGAGMAVARSAADDLKRVHLELGGKAPVIVFDDVKDLKAAAESIATAGLYNAGQDCTAACRVLVHEDVHDEFVAALTEAAAATVTGDLDTEDALYGPLNNAGQLARVSEFFERVPGHAKVLTGGQRVGDKGYFFAPTVVDGLQQDDEMVQNEIFGPVITVQTFSDEADAVAKANGVRYGLSGSVWTSDHGRAMRVSNRLDFGVVWVNTHIPFVSEMPHGGFKHSGYGKDLSVFGLHDYLRVKHVMHYIGE, encoded by the coding sequence GTGACCACCCCGGTTGAGAACCCTGAACTCACCACCCTGCGAAACTACGTCAACGGCGAGCTCGTAGAGGCCAAGAGCGGTAGGTTCTCGGACATCATCGACCCCTGCACCGGAGAGGCCTACATCAAGGCTCCGATCTCCGGCCAGGAGGACGTCGACGCGGCCTACGCCGCCGCCGCCGCGGCTTTCGAGTCGTGGAGCCGGACCACGCCGGGCGAGCGCGCCAACCTGCTGCTGAAGGTCGCCGACGCGATCGAGGCCAGGGCGGAGGAGCTGAACGAGGCCGAGTGCCGCAACACCGGCAAGCCGCGCGCACGCATGGCCGAGGACGAGACCCCGGTCGCCGCCGACCACTTCCGCTTCTTCGCGGGCGCCGCGCGCACGCTGGAGGGGCCCACGTCGGGTGAGTTCCTGGCCGACCACACCTCCGTCATCAGGCACGAGCCGATCGGCGTCGTCGGTCAGGTGACCCCGTGGAACTACCCGATGATGATGGCGGTCTGGAAGATCGCCCCGGCGCTGGCCGCGGGGAACACCGTGGTGCTCAAGCCCTCCGACACCACCCCGGTCTCCACGGTCAAGCTGGCCGAGATCATGGGTGAGGTCCTGCCGAAGGGCGTCTTCAACGTCGTCGTCGGCGACCGCGAGACCGGTGCCCTGGTCGTCGGCCACCCGACCGCGCAGATGGTCGCCATCACCGGTTCAGTCGGCGCGGGCATGGCCGTGGCGAGGAGCGCCGCCGACGACCTCAAGCGGGTCCACCTGGAGCTGGGCGGCAAGGCCCCTGTCATCGTGTTCGACGACGTCAAGGACCTCAAGGCCGCCGCGGAGTCCATCGCCACCGCGGGCCTGTACAACGCCGGCCAGGACTGCACCGCGGCCTGCCGCGTGCTGGTCCACGAGGACGTCCACGACGAGTTCGTGGCCGCGCTCACCGAGGCCGCCGCCGCGACCGTCACCGGTGACCTCGACACCGAGGACGCCCTGTACGGCCCGCTCAACAACGCCGGCCAGCTGGCCCGCGTCTCGGAGTTCTTCGAGCGGGTCCCCGGTCACGCCAAGGTCCTGACCGGCGGCCAGCGGGTCGGTGACAAGGGCTACTTCTTCGCCCCCACCGTCGTCGACGGCCTCCAGCAGGACGACGAGATGGTGCAGAACGAGATCTTCGGCCCGGTCATCACCGTGCAGACCTTCTCCGACGAGGCCGACGCGGTGGCCAAGGCCAACGGTGTCCGGTACGGCCTGTCCGGGTCGGTGTGGACCTCCGACCACGGCCGGGCGATGCGGGTGTCCAACCGGCTCGACTTCGGTGTGGTGTGGGTGAACACCCACATCCCCTTCGTCTCGGAGATGCCGCACGGCGGCTTCAAGCACTCCGGGTACGGCAAGGACCTGTCCGTTTTCGGCTTGCACGACTACCTCCGCGTCAAGCACGTCATGCACTACATCGGCGAATAG
- a CDS encoding Lrp/AsnC family transcriptional regulator, with translation MTTPPKVRRENDGRPGPVVLDELSKQIIEQLQADGRKPYAAIGKAVGLSEAAVRQRVQRLIDAGVMQIVAVTDPLTLGFPRQAMIGIKCEGDLETVADELSAIAEIDYVVLTAGSLDIMVEVVCESDHHLLEILGKIRAIPTVRATETFVYLKLHKQTYSWGTR, from the coding sequence ATGACGACGCCGCCCAAGGTACGCCGTGAAAACGACGGAAGGCCAGGCCCCGTCGTGCTCGACGAGCTCTCCAAGCAGATCATCGAGCAACTGCAGGCGGACGGGCGTAAGCCGTACGCCGCCATCGGCAAGGCGGTGGGCCTGTCCGAGGCGGCCGTCCGGCAGCGAGTGCAACGCCTGATCGACGCGGGCGTGATGCAGATCGTCGCGGTGACCGACCCGCTGACCCTGGGCTTCCCCCGTCAGGCCATGATCGGCATCAAGTGCGAGGGCGACCTGGAGACGGTCGCCGACGAGCTGTCGGCCATCGCGGAGATCGACTATGTGGTGCTGACCGCCGGGTCCCTCGACATCATGGTCGAGGTCGTCTGCGAGAGCGACCACCACCTGCTGGAGATCCTCGGCAAGATCCGCGCCATCCCCACCGTTCGTGCCACCGAGACGTTCGTCTACCTGAAGCTGCACAAGCAGACCTACTCCTGGGGCACCCGCTGA
- a CDS encoding ABC transporter permease, with the protein MSAPTVSAPQTTARPASRRRLGDRLLWIYVWLILAWLFLPIAVMIVFGFNDTQSKSNVTWQGFTLKWWGRLDEHPQLTEAVINSLQVAVVSTLIVTVIGTLLGLALGRYKFRGQGATNLVLFAAIASPELVMGASLLSLFISVAVQTGFVTVVIAHVLFSLSFVAITVRARVVGLDPSIEEAARDLGASTWVTFWRVTFPMILPGVVSGALLAFALSIDDFVITEFTSGAVHTFPLWIMGATRNGVPPQVNIIGTLIFAVGVAIAVFNAVSSRRRT; encoded by the coding sequence ATGAGCGCTCCCACCGTCTCCGCGCCGCAGACGACGGCGCGGCCCGCGAGCCGGCGCCGGCTCGGCGACCGGCTGCTCTGGATCTACGTCTGGCTGATCCTCGCCTGGCTGTTCCTGCCGATCGCCGTCATGATCGTGTTCGGCTTCAACGACACTCAGAGCAAGTCGAACGTGACCTGGCAGGGCTTCACCCTCAAGTGGTGGGGCCGGCTGGACGAGCACCCCCAGCTGACCGAGGCCGTGATCAACTCCCTGCAGGTCGCCGTGGTCTCCACACTGATCGTGACGGTGATCGGCACGCTCCTGGGCCTGGCCCTGGGCCGCTACAAGTTCCGCGGGCAGGGAGCCACCAACCTGGTGCTCTTCGCCGCGATCGCCTCGCCCGAGCTGGTCATGGGCGCCTCGCTGCTCTCGCTGTTCATCAGCGTCGCCGTGCAGACGGGTTTCGTGACCGTGGTCATCGCGCACGTGCTGTTCTCGCTGTCGTTCGTGGCGATCACCGTGCGGGCCCGGGTGGTCGGGCTCGACCCGTCGATCGAGGAGGCCGCCCGCGACCTGGGCGCCTCCACCTGGGTGACGTTCTGGCGGGTCACCTTCCCGATGATCCTGCCCGGCGTCGTCTCCGGTGCCCTGCTGGCCTTCGCGCTGTCCATCGACGACTTCGTGATCACCGAGTTCACCAGCGGCGCCGTCCACACGTTCCCGCTGTGGATCATGGGTGCCACCAGGAACGGGGTGCCGCCTCAGGTCAACATCATCGGAACCCTTATATTCGCGGTAGGCGTCGCGATCGCGGTCTTCAACGCGGTCAGCTCGCGCCGCCGCACCTAG
- a CDS encoding ABC transporter permease, protein MKRLTPYLLILPGGLWLAIFLVVPMVFMASVSTQEGDTVNGFVQTFNFSIFGDVLTQYQTQFLRSVGYGLAGTAIAIALAYPVAYWIAFKGGRRKSTYLLLVLLPFFVSFVLRTVSWKFLLADDGMVLGPLKSAGLLPADFHVLQTTVAVIGGLVYNYLPFMILPIYVALERVDPRVIEAAQDLYASRRGAFTKVVLPLSLPGVFAGVLMTFVPMTSDYVNASLLGGPANTMIGNIIQTAYLQNNDYPTAAALSFMLMAAMLIGIFAYARALGTENVLEAAAR, encoded by the coding sequence GTGAAACGCCTCACCCCCTACCTGCTCATCCTGCCGGGCGGCCTGTGGCTGGCGATCTTCCTGGTGGTGCCGATGGTCTTCATGGCCTCGGTCTCCACCCAGGAGGGCGACACGGTCAACGGGTTCGTCCAGACGTTCAACTTCTCGATCTTCGGCGACGTCCTGACCCAGTACCAGACGCAGTTCCTGCGTTCGGTCGGGTACGGCCTGGCCGGGACGGCCATCGCCATCGCACTGGCCTATCCGGTGGCCTACTGGATCGCCTTCAAGGGCGGCCGGCGCAAGTCCACCTACCTGCTGCTGGTGCTGCTGCCGTTCTTCGTGTCGTTCGTGCTGCGCACCGTGTCGTGGAAGTTCCTGCTGGCCGACGACGGCATGGTGCTGGGGCCGCTGAAGTCGGCGGGCCTGCTGCCCGCCGACTTCCACGTGCTGCAGACCACGGTGGCGGTGATCGGCGGCCTGGTCTACAACTACCTGCCGTTCATGATCCTGCCGATCTACGTGGCGCTGGAGCGGGTCGACCCCCGCGTGATCGAGGCCGCCCAGGACCTGTACGCGTCCAGGCGCGGGGCGTTCACCAAGGTGGTGCTGCCGCTCTCGCTGCCCGGTGTCTTCGCCGGGGTGCTGATGACCTTCGTCCCGATGACCTCGGACTACGTCAACGCCAGCCTCCTGGGTGGTCCGGCGAACACGATGATCGGCAACATCATCCAGACCGCGTACCTGCAGAACAACGACTACCCGACCGCCGCCGCGCTGTCGTTCATGCTGATGGCCGCGATGCTGATCGGCATCTTCGCCTACGCCCGGGCGCTCGGTACCGAGAACGTGCTGGAGGCGGCGGCCCGATGA
- a CDS encoding ABC transporter substrate-binding protein produces MHYRTNPALLRGMTQSRSVTRRDALRLAGLSAAGLALSACGVQGQKVAPPKQDAVAAYWASKKKNGTLRFANWPLYIDKDGKRYPSLEMFTADTGIQVSYQEAIQDNGTFFGKAQPLLAANNDIGYDLMVMTNGLHLGKAIDLGYLVPLDHSKLPNFAANAAPKVKNPTWDPNNTYTIPWTIGLTGIAYNPKYVDEVKSMQDLWNPKYKGKVGMMLDAQEIGNFGMFALGIDPDKSTEADWKKAGEKLQQQRDAGLVRKYYENDYVDALARGDIWITMAWSGDIFQQVAEGKDLRFVVPEEGATIWTDNMCIPKTAQNPVDALTLMDYVYQPKIATMLVEYINYITPVPATKDLVLADAAKASGDDKKALEQIANSPMIYPSESDMAKLRSYKALNAAEEKVFKGIFQPITQG; encoded by the coding sequence ATGCACTACCGCACGAACCCCGCCCTCCTGCGTGGCATGACGCAGAGCCGCTCCGTCACCCGTCGTGACGCCCTGCGCCTGGCGGGACTGTCGGCCGCCGGGCTGGCCCTGTCCGCCTGCGGCGTCCAGGGCCAGAAGGTCGCCCCGCCGAAGCAGGACGCCGTCGCCGCGTACTGGGCGTCCAAGAAGAAGAACGGCACGCTCCGTTTCGCCAACTGGCCGCTGTACATCGACAAGGACGGCAAGAGGTACCCGTCGCTGGAGATGTTCACCGCCGACACCGGCATCCAGGTGAGCTACCAGGAGGCCATCCAGGACAACGGCACGTTCTTCGGCAAGGCCCAGCCGCTGCTCGCCGCGAACAACGACATCGGCTACGACCTGATGGTCATGACGAACGGCCTGCACCTCGGCAAGGCCATCGACCTGGGCTACCTCGTCCCGCTCGACCACTCCAAGCTGCCGAACTTCGCCGCCAACGCCGCGCCGAAGGTCAAGAACCCGACCTGGGACCCGAACAACACCTACACGATCCCCTGGACGATCGGCCTGACCGGCATCGCCTACAACCCCAAGTACGTCGATGAGGTCAAGAGCATGCAGGACCTCTGGAACCCGAAGTACAAGGGCAAGGTCGGCATGATGCTCGACGCCCAGGAGATCGGGAACTTCGGCATGTTCGCCCTGGGCATCGACCCCGACAAGTCGACCGAGGCCGACTGGAAGAAGGCCGGGGAGAAGCTCCAGCAGCAGCGCGACGCCGGGCTGGTGCGCAAGTACTACGAGAACGACTACGTCGACGCGCTCGCCCGGGGCGACATCTGGATCACCATGGCCTGGTCGGGTGACATCTTCCAGCAGGTGGCCGAGGGCAAGGACCTGCGGTTCGTGGTGCCTGAGGAAGGCGCCACGATCTGGACCGACAACATGTGCATCCCCAAGACCGCGCAGAACCCGGTGGACGCGCTGACGCTGATGGACTACGTCTACCAGCCGAAGATCGCCACCATGCTGGTGGAGTACATCAACTACATCACCCCGGTGCCCGCCACCAAGGACCTGGTCCTCGCCGACGCCGCCAAGGCGAGCGGCGACGACAAGAAGGCGCTGGAGCAGATCGCCAACAGCCCGATGATCTACCCCTCCGAGTCCGACATGGCCAAGCTGCGGTCGTACAAGGCGCTGAACGCGGCGGAGGAGAAGGTCTTCAAGGGCATCTTCCAGCCGATCACGCAGGGCTAG
- a CDS encoding DUF418 domain-containing protein, translated as MTTRRINVLDVLRGVAIMGTLGTNIWIFTDPGGPADAMSALGQPGVLETFVRSLTNGKFLALLTLLFGVGLELQYRSAARRGTPWPGWYLWRAGLLFVEGLIHYLLIFEFDVLMGYAVTSVVVVYLIGRSDRAVRIWMVSVGAAFTGVIALFTAALVAGQGGPVDPQAPSTLFSDGSYPEQVAARIELFGFYRLEAVLIVPLGIVLFLLGSRLMRAGVFEDSEAGAALRRRLMVAGFAVGLPLNLLTAFAGPGWFLVDRYLLPPLVALGLLGLVATVTQRLTGAPGPLRRGLTNVGRTALSCYVFQNLVASVLCYGWGLGLAARFDGLRPWWVVAAWAGICVLFMALSTLWLRRFERGPIEAAWQWAYQAPQQTAEKMIK; from the coding sequence GTGACAACTCGCCGCATCAACGTGCTCGACGTGCTCAGGGGGGTCGCCATCATGGGCACCCTGGGCACGAACATCTGGATCTTCACCGATCCCGGCGGTCCGGCCGACGCGATGAGCGCACTCGGGCAGCCGGGGGTGCTGGAGACCTTCGTCCGTTCCCTCACCAACGGCAAGTTCCTGGCGCTGCTCACCCTGCTGTTCGGCGTCGGGCTGGAGCTGCAGTACCGCTCGGCCGCGCGCCGGGGCACGCCGTGGCCGGGCTGGTACCTGTGGCGGGCCGGGCTGCTCTTCGTCGAGGGCCTGATCCACTACCTGCTGATCTTCGAGTTCGACGTGCTCATGGGGTACGCGGTCACCTCGGTCGTCGTGGTGTACCTGATCGGTCGCAGCGACCGGGCGGTCAGGATCTGGATGGTCTCCGTCGGAGCGGCCTTCACCGGGGTGATCGCTCTGTTCACCGCCGCACTGGTCGCCGGCCAGGGCGGCCCGGTCGATCCGCAGGCGCCGTCCACCCTCTTCTCCGACGGCTCCTACCCGGAGCAGGTCGCCGCCCGGATCGAACTGTTCGGCTTCTACCGGCTGGAGGCGGTCCTCATCGTCCCGCTGGGCATCGTGCTGTTCCTGCTGGGCTCGCGGCTGATGCGGGCCGGGGTCTTCGAGGACTCGGAGGCAGGTGCCGCGCTCCGCCGCCGACTCATGGTCGCCGGGTTCGCCGTGGGCCTGCCGCTGAACCTGCTGACCGCCTTCGCCGGCCCCGGATGGTTCCTGGTCGACCGCTACCTGCTGCCGCCGCTGGTGGCGCTGGGCCTGCTCGGCCTCGTCGCGACCGTCACGCAGCGGCTGACCGGTGCTCCGGGGCCGCTCAGGCGGGGTCTGACCAATGTCGGCCGTACCGCGCTGAGCTGCTACGTCTTCCAGAACCTGGTCGCCTCGGTGCTCTGCTACGGGTGGGGGCTGGGGCTGGCCGCCAGGTTCGACGGATTGCGTCCATGGTGGGTTGTCGCGGCGTGGGCGGGTATATGCGTCCTGTTCATGGCGCTGTCCACCCTGTGGCTGCGGCGTTTCGAACGCGGGCCGATCGAGGCCGCCTGGCAGTGGGCGTACCAGGCGCCGCAGCAGACCGCCGAAAAGATGATAAAATAG
- a CDS encoding cation:proton antiporter codes for MALGDALVALGGSFLAAGIIARLGTRVGLPTIPLFMLAGIIFGPHTPGLALVENPADLKVIAALGLIFLLFYLGLEFSLDDLVEGGRRMVLAGVLYILLNVGGGLAFGFAVGWGTREALVLAGVIGISSSAIVTKLLVDLGRLGNPESRLILGIIVVEDVFLALYLAVLQPVLNGADSFGEAALSFGRAFAFLIALTALARWGTRLVGLLVDTRDEELLVVTFTGLAILTAGVAEELGVSDAIGAFMIGLILSSTRAAPRIRQLVHPLRDAFAALFFFAFGLSIEPGDMLSVAWPVAIAVMITLLLNVVAGVLAAKLNSFGRAEAVNISLTVLSRGEFALVLATMALAAGLDGRLAPFIAGYVLVLALFGPLIASRSEPIARALSGRTAEARKRGEDTDTDTDAAEAGPVSRATGGSGHGRPGAGPEGTGGTS; via the coding sequence ATGGCACTGGGTGACGCCCTCGTCGCGCTCGGCGGCTCGTTCCTGGCCGCCGGGATCATCGCCAGGCTCGGCACCCGCGTCGGGCTGCCGACCATCCCGCTGTTCATGCTCGCGGGCATCATCTTCGGGCCGCACACGCCGGGTCTCGCCCTCGTGGAGAACCCGGCGGACCTGAAGGTCATCGCCGCGCTCGGCCTGATCTTCCTGCTGTTCTACCTCGGCCTGGAGTTCTCCCTGGACGACCTCGTCGAGGGCGGCAGGCGGATGGTGCTGGCGGGGGTCCTGTACATCCTGCTCAACGTGGGCGGTGGCCTGGCGTTCGGGTTCGCCGTCGGCTGGGGGACCAGGGAGGCGCTGGTACTGGCCGGTGTGATCGGCATCTCCTCCTCGGCGATCGTGACGAAGCTCCTGGTCGACCTGGGGCGCCTCGGCAACCCGGAGAGCCGCCTCATCCTGGGGATCATCGTCGTCGAGGACGTCTTCCTCGCGCTCTACCTGGCGGTGCTCCAGCCGGTCCTCAACGGCGCCGACAGCTTCGGCGAGGCGGCCCTGTCCTTCGGCCGGGCGTTCGCCTTCCTGATCGCGCTGACGGCCCTGGCCCGCTGGGGCACCCGGCTGGTCGGCCTGCTGGTCGACACGCGTGACGAGGAACTGCTGGTGGTGACGTTCACCGGCCTGGCGATCCTCACCGCCGGGGTCGCCGAGGAGCTCGGCGTCTCCGACGCCATCGGGGCCTTCATGATCGGCCTCATTCTGAGCTCCACCCGGGCCGCCCCGCGGATCCGCCAGCTCGTCCACCCGCTCAGGGACGCCTTCGCCGCGTTGTTCTTCTTCGCGTTCGGCCTGTCCATCGAGCCGGGCGACATGCTCTCGGTCGCCTGGCCGGTCGCGATCGCGGTGATGATCACCCTGCTGCTCAACGTCGTGGCCGGTGTGCTGGCCGCGAAACTCAACTCCTTCGGCAGGGCGGAGGCGGTCAACATCTCACTGACCGTGCTCTCACGCGGGGAGTTCGCCCTGGTCCTGGCGACCATGGCGCTGGCCGCCGGGCTCGACGGCAGGCTCGCCCCGTTCATCGCCGGGTACGTGCTGGTGCTCGCCCTGTTCGGCCCGCTGATCGCGAGCCGCTCGGAGCCGATCGCCCGTGCCCTCTCCGGCCGCACCGCCGAGGCGCGAAAGCGGGGGGAGGACACGGACACGGACACCGACGCGGCCGAGGCGGGCCCGGTGAGCCGGGCGACCGGCGGAAGCGGGCACGGACGTCCCGGCGCCGGCCCGGAGGGGACGGGCGGGACGTCCTGA
- a CDS encoding ABC transporter ATP-binding protein: MTDIQVSEVAAVAASGSPNVPAIELDGVVKEYLSHGEVVQAVKGVTLTIAEGEFFSLLGPSGCGKTTTMRMIAGFEDPSRGSVRLHGQDVTNVPPNKRDVNMVFQSYALFPHMSVWENVAFGLRRKQVPAAEIKRRVGEMLEIVDLTGREKRRPREMSGGQQQRVALARALVNRPRALLLDEPLGALDLKLRQAMQIELKRIQREVGITFVYVTHDQSEALTMSDRIAVMNDGLVEQLAPPREIYERPATTFVAGFIGTSNLLNGTIDSVASGRALFKLGEGDHVLVAGDSHRAGDPIAVTVRPEKITISTEEPAGDVSVVRGTVSEVVYLGLYNSYAVRLADGAEVTVFQQNALDSSTTAERGDTVWLSWQPQHSYAIGS, encoded by the coding sequence ATGACCGATATTCAGGTGAGCGAGGTGGCGGCGGTCGCCGCCTCCGGCTCGCCCAACGTGCCCGCGATCGAACTTGACGGAGTCGTCAAGGAGTACCTCTCTCACGGTGAGGTCGTCCAGGCGGTCAAGGGAGTGACCCTGACGATCGCCGAGGGGGAGTTCTTCTCCCTCCTCGGCCCCTCCGGGTGCGGCAAGACCACGACCATGCGGATGATCGCCGGGTTCGAGGACCCGTCGCGGGGCAGCGTGCGGCTGCACGGCCAGGACGTCACGAACGTCCCCCCGAACAAGCGCGACGTCAACATGGTGTTCCAGTCGTACGCGCTGTTCCCCCACATGAGCGTCTGGGAGAACGTCGCCTTCGGCCTGCGGCGCAAGCAGGTCCCCGCCGCCGAGATCAAGCGCCGCGTCGGCGAGATGCTGGAGATCGTCGACCTCACCGGGCGGGAGAAGCGCAGACCCCGGGAGATGTCCGGCGGCCAGCAGCAGCGCGTGGCGCTGGCCCGGGCCCTGGTCAACCGGCCCCGGGCCCTGCTGCTCGACGAGCCGCTCGGTGCCCTGGACCTCAAGCTCCGCCAGGCCATGCAGATCGAGCTCAAGCGCATCCAGCGCGAGGTCGGCATCACCTTCGTCTACGTCACCCACGACCAGAGCGAGGCGCTCACCATGAGCGACCGCATCGCCGTCATGAACGACGGCCTGGTCGAGCAGCTCGCCCCGCCCCGGGAGATCTACGAGCGTCCGGCGACCACGTTCGTGGCGGGCTTCATCGGCACCTCCAACCTGCTCAACGGGACGATCGACAGCGTCGCCTCCGGACGCGCGCTGTTCAAGCTGGGGGAGGGCGACCACGTCCTCGTCGCGGGCGACTCCCACCGGGCCGGCGACCCGATCGCGGTCACGGTGCGACCCGAGAAGATCACGATCTCCACGGAGGAACCGGCCGGGGACGTCAGCGTCGTGCGCGGCACCGTCTCGGAGGTCGTCTACCTCGGCCTTTACAACAGCTACGCGGTCCGCCTGGCCGACGGAGCCGAGGTGACCGTGTTCCAGCAGAACGCGCTCGACAGCTCCACCACGGCGGAGCGCGGCGACACCGTGTGGCTGTCGTGGCAGCCGCAGCACTCGTACGCGATCGGAAGTTGA
- a CDS encoding NAD(P)/FAD-dependent oxidoreductase, whose amino-acid sequence MDPLKALADAERKPYWLDSPAKPEPLARLFGTTTADLAVVGGGFSGLWTALMAKERDPSLDVVLVEGRQIGWAASGRNGGFAMASLTHGMANALERWPDEVATLERLGVENLDEIGETVARYDIDCGYERTGELRVATEPWQLAEMNESLEIARELGVRIDVLDRDQVRAEVNSPTYVGGHWDRDGCAMIDPARLAWGLRQACLSLGVRIYERTPVRTMKDTGTTLDLLTPHGTVRAGRVALGTGVFQPLLRRLKHFLVPVYDYALMTEPLSAEQLAAVGWRNRQGVGDSANQFHYYRLTADNRILWGGYDAVYYNGGKVKPEYDQRDETFVKLAEHFTATFPQLSGLRFTHRWGGVIDTCSRFSAFFGHSHGGRVAYAAGYTGLGVGATRFGANVMLDLLGGEPTERTELRMVKEKPLPFPPEPVRSAGIQMTRWSIAQADLHQGRRNLWLRTLDRMGLGFDS is encoded by the coding sequence GTGGATCCGCTGAAGGCTCTTGCTGACGCGGAGCGCAAGCCGTACTGGCTCGACAGTCCGGCGAAACCCGAGCCGCTCGCGCGGCTCTTCGGCACCACGACCGCCGACCTCGCGGTGGTCGGCGGTGGCTTCTCGGGGCTGTGGACCGCCCTGATGGCCAAGGAGCGAGACCCCTCGCTCGACGTCGTCCTGGTCGAGGGACGGCAGATCGGCTGGGCCGCGTCCGGCCGCAACGGCGGCTTCGCGATGGCCTCGCTCACCCACGGCATGGCCAACGCGCTGGAGCGCTGGCCGGACGAGGTCGCGACCCTCGAACGCCTCGGCGTCGAGAACCTCGACGAGATCGGCGAGACCGTCGCCAGGTACGACATCGACTGCGGATACGAGCGCACCGGCGAGCTGCGCGTGGCCACCGAGCCGTGGCAGCTCGCGGAGATGAACGAGAGCCTGGAGATCGCCCGCGAGCTGGGCGTCCGCATCGACGTGCTCGACCGCGACCAGGTCCGGGCGGAGGTGAACTCGCCCACCTACGTCGGCGGACACTGGGACCGCGACGGCTGCGCCATGATCGATCCCGCCCGGCTGGCCTGGGGGCTCCGGCAGGCCTGCCTCTCCCTGGGCGTGCGCATCTACGAGCGCACGCCGGTCCGCACCATGAAGGACACCGGGACGACCCTCGACCTGCTCACCCCGCATGGAACCGTGCGGGCCGGGCGGGTCGCCCTCGGCACCGGCGTCTTCCAGCCGCTGCTGCGGCGGCTGAAGCACTTCCTCGTGCCGGTCTACGACTACGCGCTGATGACCGAGCCACTGTCGGCCGAGCAGCTGGCCGCCGTGGGCTGGCGCAACCGGCAGGGCGTCGGCGACTCGGCCAACCAGTTCCACTACTACCGGCTGACCGCCGACAACCGCATCCTCTGGGGCGGCTACGACGCGGTCTACTACAACGGCGGCAAGGTCAAGCCCGAGTACGACCAGCGCGACGAGACCTTCGTCAAGCTGGCCGAGCACTTCACGGCGACGTTCCCCCAGCTCTCCGGGCTGCGTTTCACCCACAGGTGGGGCGGCGTCATCGACACCTGCAGCCGCTTCAGCGCCTTCTTCGGCCACTCCCACGGCGGGCGTGTCGCCTACGCCGCGGGCTACACCGGCCTGGGCGTCGGCGCGACCCGCTTCGGGGCCAACGTCATGCTCGACCTGCTCGGCGGGGAACCGACCGAGCGGACCGAGCTGCGGATGGTCAAGGAGAAGCCGCTGCCCTTCCCGCCCGAGCCGGTCCGTTCGGCCGGGATCCAGATGACCCGCTGGTCGATCGCCCAGGCCGACCTCCACCAGGGCCGCCGCAACCTCTGGCTGCGCACCCTGGACCGGATGGGCCTGGGGTTCGACTCCTAG
- a CDS encoding alpha/beta hydrolase encodes MSEKVEFTADGITLVGDLRIPASPGPHPALVLTGPFTGTRDQVTGRYAALLTGSGYVTLAFDHRNWGESGGEPRNHEDPQGKLNDLRAAVSLLRSRPEVDGDRIGAVGIGLGGGYALKFAAFDPRVRAFAGVAGSYNNPYDTRAGMSPDGYRDALVSLTAALERQDRGGPVEYLPAVAEEGEAAMPGDEPFAYYGTSRGASALWRNEVTRASIRELLTVDTMTGADFLSPKPGLIVHGVVDRLCSPEGAELAYRRMDEPKRLLWLDTRRHIDLYDTEPHVTRAVEAVAAFLGGHL; translated from the coding sequence ATGTCTGAGAAGGTGGAGTTCACCGCCGACGGGATCACCCTCGTCGGCGACCTGCGGATCCCGGCCTCGCCGGGGCCGCACCCGGCGCTCGTCCTCACCGGGCCGTTCACCGGCACCCGTGACCAGGTCACCGGTCGGTACGCCGCCCTGCTGACCGGTTCGGGATACGTGACGCTGGCCTTCGACCATCGCAACTGGGGTGAGTCGGGCGGCGAGCCGCGCAACCACGAGGACCCGCAGGGCAAGCTGAACGACCTGCGGGCCGCCGTCTCGCTGCTGCGCTCGCGTCCCGAGGTGGACGGCGATCGGATCGGCGCGGTCGGCATCGGCCTCGGCGGAGGGTACGCGCTCAAGTTCGCCGCGTTCGACCCGAGGGTCAGGGCGTTCGCGGGTGTCGCCGGGTCCTACAACAACCCCTACGACACGCGCGCCGGGATGTCACCCGACGGGTACCGGGACGCGCTCGTCTCCCTCACCGCGGCGCTGGAGCGCCAGGACCGGGGCGGGCCGGTCGAATACCTGCCCGCGGTGGCCGAGGAGGGCGAGGCGGCCATGCCGGGTGATGAGCCGTTCGCCTACTACGGCACCTCCCGGGGGGCCTCGGCGCTGTGGCGCAACGAGGTGACCCGCGCCTCGATCCGTGAGCTGCTCACCGTGGACACCATGACCGGCGCCGACTTCCTGTCGCCCAAGCCCGGTCTGATCGTGCACGGCGTCGTCGACCGCCTCTGCTCGCCCGAGGGTGCGGAGCTGGCCTACCGCCGGATGGACGAGCCGAAGAGGCTCCTCTGGCTGGACACCCGGCGCCACATCGACCTCTACGACACCGAGCCGCACGTCACCCGGGCGGTCGAGGCCGTCGCGGCGTTCCTCGGCGGGCATCTCTGA